The following are from one region of the Staphylococcus argenteus genome:
- the pcrA gene encoding DNA helicase PcrA: MNALLNHMNTEQSEAVKTTEGPLLIMAGAGSGKTRVLTHRIAYLLDEKDVSPYNVLAITFTNKAAREMKERVQKLVGDQAEVIWMSTFHSMCVRILRRDADRIGIERNFTIIDPTDQKSVIKDVLKNENIDSKKFEPRMFIGAISNLKNELKTPEDAQKEATDYHSQMVATVYRGYQRQLSRNEALDFDDLIMTTINLFERVPDVLEYYQNKFQYIHVDEYQDTNKAQYTLVKLLASKFKNLCVVGDSDQSIYGWRGADIQNILSFEEDYPEAKTIFLEQNYRSTKTILNAANEVIKNNSERKPKGLWTANTSGEKIHYYEAMTERDEAEYVVREIMKHQRNGKKYQEMAILYRTNAQSRVLEETFMKSNIPYTMVGGQKFYDRKEIKDLLSYLRMIANSNDDISLQRIINVPKRGVGPSSVEKIQNYAVQNNISMFDALGEADFIGLSKKVTQECLNFYELIQNLIKEQEFLEIHEIVDEVLQKSGYREMLERENTLESRSRLENIDEFMSVPQDYEENTPLEEQSLINFLTDLSLVADIDEADTESGVTLMTMHSAKGLEFPIVFIMGMEESLFPHIRAIKSEDDHEMQEERRICYVAITRAEEILYITHATSRMLFGRPQSNMPSRFLKEIPESLLENHSTSKRQTIQPKSKPFAKRGFSQRTTSTKKQVSSSDWNVGDKVMHKAWGEGMVSNVNEKNGSIELDIIFKSQGPKRLLAQFAPIEKKED, translated from the coding sequence ATGAATGCGTTATTAAATCATATGAATACAGAACAAAGTGAAGCTGTAAAAACAACTGAAGGACCATTGTTAATTATGGCAGGTGCTGGTTCAGGGAAAACACGTGTTTTAACACATCGAATTGCTTATTTATTAGACGAAAAAGATGTCTCACCATACAATGTATTAGCAATTACTTTTACTAATAAAGCTGCAAGAGAAATGAAAGAACGTGTTCAAAAACTAGTAGGAGATCAAGCAGAAGTGATTTGGATGTCAACATTTCACTCTATGTGTGTTCGTATATTGCGTCGTGATGCAGATCGAATCGGAATTGAACGTAACTTTACGATAATTGATCCTACTGACCAAAAATCTGTCATTAAAGACGTTTTAAAAAATGAAAATATCGACAGTAAAAAATTTGAACCACGTATGTTTATTGGTGCTATTAGTAATTTAAAAAATGAACTTAAAACACCTGAAGATGCTCAAAAAGAAGCAACAGACTATCATTCACAAATGGTTGCTACTGTTTATAGAGGTTACCAAAGACAATTATCACGTAATGAAGCATTAGATTTTGATGATCTAATCATGACAACCATTAATTTATTTGAGCGTGTACCAGACGTACTAGAATATTATCAAAATAAATTCCAGTATATACATGTAGATGAATACCAAGATACGAATAAGGCACAATACACATTAGTTAAGTTATTAGCTAGTAAATTTAAAAATTTATGTGTTGTAGGTGATTCAGATCAATCAATCTATGGCTGGCGTGGTGCTGATATTCAAAACATTTTATCTTTTGAAGAAGATTATCCAGAAGCGAAAACAATCTTTTTAGAGCAAAATTATCGTTCAACAAAAACAATTTTAAATGCAGCAAACGAAGTGATTAAAAACAACTCTGAGCGTAAGCCAAAAGGGCTATGGACTGCCAATACAAGTGGTGAGAAAATCCACTACTATGAAGCAATGACAGAACGTGATGAAGCGGAATATGTTGTACGTGAAATTATGAAACATCAGCGTAATGGTAAAAAATATCAAGAAATGGCAATTTTATATAGAACGAATGCACAATCACGTGTGCTTGAAGAAACATTTATGAAATCAAATATTCCGTACACTATGGTTGGTGGTCAAAAGTTCTATGATCGTAAGGAAATCAAAGATTTACTTAGTTATTTGCGTATGATTGCTAATAGTAATGATGATATAAGTTTGCAACGTATTATAAATGTTCCAAAACGTGGAGTTGGGCCATCATCGGTTGAAAAAATTCAAAATTACGCCGTTCAAAATAATATCAGTATGTTTGATGCACTTGGAGAAGCTGATTTTATAGGATTATCTAAAAAGGTCACACAAGAGTGCCTGAATTTTTACGAATTAATTCAAAATTTGATAAAAGAGCAAGAATTTTTAGAAATTCATGAAATAGTTGATGAAGTTTTACAAAAATCAGGTTATCGAGAGATGCTTGAACGTGAAAATACACTTGAATCTAGAAGTAGATTAGAAAATATCGATGAATTTATGTCAGTTCCACAAGATTATGAAGAAAATACCCCATTAGAAGAACAATCGCTTATTAACTTTTTAACTGATTTATCACTAGTAGCAGATATTGATGAGGCAGATACTGAAAGTGGCGTAACATTAATGACTATGCACTCTGCAAAAGGATTGGAATTTCCAATCGTATTTATAATGGGTATGGAAGAATCATTATTCCCGCACATAAGAGCGATTAAGAGTGAAGATGATCATGAAATGCAAGAAGAGCGACGTATTTGTTATGTGGCAATAACTAGAGCAGAAGAAATATTATATATCACACATGCGACATCTAGAATGTTATTTGGTCGTCCGCAGTCAAATATGCCATCAAGATTTTTAAAAGAGATTCCAGAATCACTTTTAGAAAATCATTCAACTTCAAAACGACAAACGATTCAACCGAAATCAAAACCATTTGCGAAGCGTGGATTTAGTCAACGAACAACGTCAACGAAAAAACAAGTATCGTCATCTGATTGGAATGTTGGTGACAAAGTAATGCATAAGGCCTGGGGAGAAGGCATGGTTAGCAATGTGAATGAGAAAAATGGCTCTATTGAATTGGATATTATTTTTAAATCACAAGGACCAAAACGTTTACTAGCACAATTTGCCCCAATTGAAAAAAAGGAGGATTAA
- the pcrB gene encoding heptaprenylglyceryl phosphate synthase, which produces MYDIKKWRHIFKLDPAKHISDDDLDAICMSQTDAIMIGGTDDVTEDNVIHLMSRVRRYPLPLALEISNLESVMPGFDFYFVPTVLNSTDVTFHNGTLLHALKTFGHSIDFEEVVFEGYVVCNPESKVAKYTKANTNLSTEDIEAYAQMANYMYRLPVMYIEYSGEYGDVAMVKAAAEHITETQLFYGGGISSEQQAIEMASIADTIIVGDIIYKDIKKALKTVKIKESSK; this is translated from the coding sequence ATGTATGACATTAAAAAATGGCGCCATATTTTTAAATTAGACCCAGCAAAACACATATCGGATGATGATTTAGATGCAATTTGTATGTCTCAAACAGATGCAATCATGATTGGTGGAACAGATGACGTTACAGAAGATAATGTTATTCATTTAATGAGTAGAGTAAGAAGGTATCCATTACCATTAGCGCTTGAAATTTCAAATCTTGAAAGTGTTATGCCTGGCTTTGATTTTTATTTTGTGCCAACAGTTTTGAATAGTACAGATGTGACATTTCATAATGGCACATTACTACATGCACTTAAAACATTCGGGCATAGTATTGATTTTGAAGAAGTAGTATTTGAAGGATATGTTGTTTGTAATCCTGAAAGTAAAGTCGCAAAATATACCAAAGCAAACACAAATTTATCGACAGAGGATATTGAAGCATATGCTCAGATGGCAAACTATATGTATCGTCTACCTGTTATGTATATAGAATATAGCGGTGAATATGGCGATGTTGCTATGGTAAAAGCTGCTGCAGAACATATAACAGAAACCCAACTTTTTTATGGTGGCGGTATTTCATCGGAACAACAAGCTATAGAAATGGCATCCATTGCAGATACAATTATCGTCGGGGATATTATTTATAAAGATATAAAAAAAGCATTAAAAACAGTGAAAATAAAGGAGTCTAGTAAATGA
- a CDS encoding YerC/YecD family TrpR-related protein translates to MQIEKLRGAALDELFDAILTLENREECYQFFDDLCTVNEIQSLSQRLQVAKMIKQGYTYATIEQESGASTATISRVKRSLQWGNDAYTMILDRMNIETNE, encoded by the coding sequence ATGCAAATTGAAAAATTACGTGGTGCAGCGTTAGATGAATTGTTTGATGCAATACTAACGTTGGAGAATAGAGAAGAGTGTTACCAATTTTTCGATGATTTGTGTACTGTAAATGAAATTCAATCACTGTCTCAAAGATTACAAGTTGCAAAAATGATTAAGCAAGGTTATACCTATGCAACAATTGAACAAGAATCTGGGGCGTCAACGGCAACGATTTCTAGAGTGAAGCGTTCATTGCAATGGGGTAATGATGCTTACACTATGATTTTGGATCGTATGAATATTGAAACAAATGAATAA
- the purB gene encoding adenylosuccinate lyase: MIERYSREEMSNIWTDQNRYEAWLEVEILACEAWSELGHIPKEDVQKIRQNAKVNVERAQEIEQETRHDVVAFTRQVSETLGEERKWVHYGLTSTDVVDTALSFVIKQANDIIEKDLERFIEVLAEKAKNYKYTLMMGRTHGVHAEPTTFGVKMALWYTEMQRNLKRFKQVRKEIEVGKMSGAVGTFANIPPEIESYVCKHLGIGTAPVSTQTLQRDRHAYYIATLALIATSLEKFAVEIRNLQKTETREVEEAFAKGQKGSSAMPHKRNPIGSENITGISRVIRGYITTAYENVPLWHERDISHSSAERIMLPDVTIALDYALNRFTNIVDRLTVFEDNMRNNIDKTFGLIFSQRVLLALINKGMVREEAYDKVQPKAMISWETKTPFRELIEQDDTITNVLSKEELDECFDPKHHLNQVDTIFERAGLSE; encoded by the coding sequence ATGATTGAACGTTATTCTAGAGAAGAAATGTCTAATATTTGGACTGATCAAAATCGCTATGAAGCATGGTTAGAAGTGGAAATTTTAGCATGTGAAGCATGGAGTGAATTAGGTCATATTCCTAAAGAAGATGTACAAAAAATTCGCCAAAATGCAAAAGTAAATGTCGAACGTGCTCAAGAAATTGAGCAAGAAACTCGCCATGATGTTGTAGCTTTTACTAGACAAGTTTCTGAAACACTAGGGGAAGAACGTAAGTGGGTACATTATGGTTTAACTTCTACTGATGTTGTAGATACAGCTTTGAGTTTTGTTATTAAACAAGCGAATGACATTATCGAAAAAGATTTAGAAAGATTTATCGAAGTTCTAGCTGAAAAAGCGAAAAATTATAAATATACATTAATGATGGGTCGTACGCATGGTGTTCATGCAGAACCAACAACATTTGGTGTTAAAATGGCTTTATGGTATACAGAAATGCAACGTAACTTAAAACGTTTTAAACAAGTTAGAAAAGAAATCGAAGTAGGTAAAATGAGTGGGGCAGTAGGTACATTTGCTAATATTCCACCTGAAATTGAAAGTTATGTATGTAAACATTTAGGAATTGGAACAGCCCCTGTTTCAACGCAAACATTACAACGTGACCGACATGCTTATTACATTGCGACATTAGCATTAATTGCGACGTCTTTAGAAAAATTTGCAGTAGAAATTCGTAACCTTCAAAAAACAGAAACTAGAGAAGTGGAAGAAGCTTTTGCAAAAGGTCAAAAAGGATCATCAGCAATGCCGCATAAACGAAATCCGATTGGTTCTGAAAATATAACTGGTATTTCAAGAGTGATTCGTGGATATATTACAACAGCATATGAAAATGTACCATTATGGCATGAAAGAGATATATCTCATTCTTCAGCTGAGCGAATTATGTTGCCAGATGTTACAATAGCATTAGATTATGCATTGAATCGTTTCACTAACATTGTGGACCGTTTAACAGTATTTGAAGATAATATGCGTAATAATATTGATAAAACTTTCGGTTTGATTTTCTCACAACGAGTGTTACTTGCATTGATTAATAAAGGTATGGTTCGTGAAGAAGCTTATGATAAAGTACAACCAAAAGCTATGATATCATGGGAAACAAAAACACCTTTCCGTGAATTAATTGAACAAGATGATACAATTACAAACGTTTTATCAAAAGAAGAGTTAGATGAATGCTTCGATCCTAAACATCACTTGAATCAAGTTGATACTATTTTTGAACGTGCAGGATTATCAGAATAA
- a CDS encoding NETI motif-containing protein yields the protein MKFKVADNETITDCLARMKKEGYMPVKRLEKPVFQEQKDGTIEVSHQEIIFVGKKIQ from the coding sequence ATGAAATTCAAAGTAGCTGATAATGAAACTATTACTGATTGTTTAGCACGAATGAAAAAGGAAGGATATATGCCTGTAAAACGTCTTGAAAAACCTGTGTTTCAAGAACAAAAAGATGGAACAATTGAAGTGTCACATCAAGAAATCATTTTTGTCGGAAAGAAAATTCAATAA
- a CDS encoding DUF2179 domain-containing protein, whose amino-acid sequence MSFVTENPWLMVLTIFIINVCYVTFLTMRTILTLKGYRYIAASVSFLEVLIYIVGLGLVMSNLDHIQNIIAYAFGFSIGIIVGMKIEEKLALGYTVVNVTSAEYELDLPNELRNLGYGVTHYAAFGRDGSRMVMQILTPRKYERKLMDTIKNLDPKAFIIAYEPRNIHGGFWTKGIRRRKLKNYQPEELESVVEHEIQSS is encoded by the coding sequence ATGTCATTCGTAACAGAAAATCCATGGTTAATGGTATTAACTATATTTATCATTAACGTTTGTTATGTAACGTTTTTAACGATGCGAACAATTTTAACGTTGAAAGGATACCGTTATATTGCAGCGTCAGTAAGTTTTTTAGAAGTATTGATTTATATCGTTGGTCTAGGATTAGTAATGTCTAATTTAGATCACATCCAAAATATAATTGCATATGCATTTGGCTTTTCAATTGGTATCATTGTTGGGATGAAAATTGAAGAAAAACTTGCACTTGGTTATACAGTAGTAAATGTAACATCGGCAGAATACGAGCTTGATTTACCAAATGAATTAAGAAATTTAGGGTATGGCGTTACACACTATGCTGCATTTGGACGAGATGGTAGTCGAATGGTAATGCAAATTCTGACACCAAGAAAATATGAACGTAAATTAATGGATACGATTAAAAATTTGGATCCAAAAGCATTTATCATTGCGTATGAACCAAGAAATATCCATGGTGGTTTCTGGACAAAAGGCATTCGTCGTAGAAAACTTAAAAATTATCAACCAGAAGAACTAGAAAGTGTTGTAGAACATGAAATTCAAAGTAGCTGA
- the nadE gene encoding ammonia-dependent NAD(+) synthetase — protein MTKLQDVIVEEMKVKKSINSAEEIAELKQFVKSYVQSHSFIKSLVLGISGGQDSTLVGKLVQMAVNELREEGIECTFIAVKLPYGVQKDAHEVEQALKFINPDEIVTVNIKPAVDQSVQSLKEAGIILTDFQKGNEKARERMKVQFSIASNRQGIVVGTDHSAENITGFYTKYGDGAADIAPIFGLNKRQGRQLLEYLGAPKQLYEKTPTADLEDDKPQLPDEEALGVTYEAIDDYLEGKPVAPEDQKVIENHYVRNAHKRELAYTRYTWPKA, from the coding sequence ATGACTAAATTACAAGATGTTATTGTAGAAGAAATGAAAGTGAAAAAAAGTATTAATAGCGCTGAAGAAATTGCAGAATTAAAACAATTTGTAAAAAGCTATGTTCAATCACATTCATTTATTAAATCACTGGTATTAGGTATTTCGGGTGGACAAGATTCAACATTAGTAGGAAAGTTAGTACAAATGGCAGTAAATGAATTACGTGAAGAGGGTATTGAATGCACGTTTATAGCAGTTAAGTTACCTTATGGTGTTCAAAAAGATGCACACGAAGTTGAACAAGCATTGAAGTTTATTAATCCGGACGAGATTGTTACAGTAAATATTAAACCTGCAGTTGATCAAAGTGTTCAATCATTAAAAGAAGCCGGTATTATACTTACAGATTTTCAAAAGGGAAATGAAAAAGCCCGTGAACGTATGAAAGTACAATTTTCAATTGCATCAAATCGTCAAGGTATTGTAGTAGGAACCGATCATTCAGCAGAAAATATTACAGGTTTTTACACGAAATATGGGGATGGAGCTGCAGATATAGCACCTATATTTGGTTTGAATAAACGACAAGGACGTCAATTATTAGAATACTTAGGCGCGCCAAAACAATTATACGAAAAAACACCAACGGCAGATTTAGAAGATGACAAGCCGCAACTTCCTGATGAAGAAGCATTAGGAGTGACTTATGAAGCAATTGATGATTACTTAGAAGGAAAACCAGTTGCACCTGAAGACCAAAAAGTGATTGAAAATCATTATGTTCGAAATGCGCATAAACGTGAATTAGCATATACAAGATACACATGGCCAAAAGCATAA
- a CDS encoding nicotinate phosphoribosyltransferase, producing the protein MYQLKDDSLMLHNDLYQINMAESYWNDNIHEKMAVFDLYFRKMPFNSGYAVFNGLKRVIDFIEHFGFSESDLEYLKSIGYKDDFLSYLKDLKFTGSIRSMQEGELCFGNEPLLRVEAPLIQAQLIETILLNIVNFHTLITTKASRIRQIASNDNLMEFGTRRAQEIDAALWGARAAYIGGFDSTSNVRAGKLFGIPVSGTHAHAFVQTYGDEYTAFKKYAERHKNCVFLVDTFHTLKSGVPTAIKVAKELGDKINFVGIRLDSGDIAYLSKEARRMLDEAGFTDTKIIASNDLDEETITSLKAQGAKVDSWGVGTKLITGYDQPALGAVYKLVAIENEDGTYSDRIKLSNNAEKVTTPGKKKVYRIINKKTGKAEGDYITLEHENPYDEKPLKLFHPVHTYKMKFIKSFEAIDLHHNIYENGKLVYQMPTEDESRDYLTQGLQLIWEENKRFLNPQEYPVDLSKACWDNKHKRIFEVAEHVKEMEEDND; encoded by the coding sequence GTGTACCAATTAAAAGACGACAGTTTAATGCTACATAATGATTTATATCAAATAAATATGGCTGAAAGTTATTGGAATGATAATATACATGAAAAAATGGCTGTATTTGATTTATATTTTAGAAAAATGCCATTTAACAGTGGATATGCAGTTTTTAATGGCTTAAAACGTGTGATTGATTTTATAGAGCATTTTGGTTTTTCAGAATCAGATTTAGAATATTTAAAATCTATCGGATATAAAGATGATTTCTTGTCATACTTAAAAGATTTAAAATTTACAGGTAGCATCCGTTCAATGCAAGAAGGAGAATTATGTTTTGGTAATGAGCCATTACTTCGTGTGGAGGCTCCATTAATTCAAGCACAGTTAATTGAAACAATTTTGTTAAACATTGTAAATTTCCATACTTTAATTACAACAAAAGCAAGTCGAATTCGTCAAATTGCATCAAATGATAATTTAATGGAATTTGGTACACGTCGTGCGCAAGAAATTGATGCTGCATTATGGGGTGCTAGAGCTGCATACATTGGTGGATTTGACTCTACTAGTAATGTTAGAGCAGGGAAACTATTTGGTATACCGGTTTCGGGAACACATGCACATGCATTTGTACAAACTTACGGAGATGAATATACTGCTTTTAAAAAATATGCTGAAAGACATAAAAATTGCGTATTCTTAGTAGATACATTCCATACTTTAAAATCAGGAGTGCCAACTGCAATTAAAGTGGCTAAAGAATTAGGTGATAAAATTAACTTTGTAGGTATACGACTTGACTCAGGAGATATTGCATATTTATCTAAAGAAGCAAGACGTATGCTTGATGAAGCAGGATTTACTGATACTAAAATTATTGCATCAAATGATTTAGATGAAGAGACAATTACAAGTTTAAAAGCACAAGGCGCTAAAGTAGATTCATGGGGTGTTGGTACTAAATTGATTACAGGATATGACCAACCAGCATTAGGTGCAGTATATAAACTTGTTGCGATTGAAAATGAAGATGGCACATATAGCGATCGAATTAAATTATCAAACAATGCAGAAAAAGTTACGACGCCTGGTAAGAAAAAAGTGTATCGCATCATAAATAAGAAAACCGGTAAAGCAGAAGGGGACTATATTACTTTAGAACATGAAAACCCATATGATGAAAAACCGTTAAAACTATTTCACCCAGTTCATACCTATAAAATGAAATTTATAAAATCTTTTGAAGCAATTGATTTACATCATAATATTTATGAGAATGGTAAATTAGTTTATCAAATGCCGACGGAAGATGAATCACGAGATTATTTAACTCAAGGTTTACAATTGATTTGGGAGGAAAACAAACGATTCTTAAACCCACAAGAGTATCCAGTAGATTTAAGTAAGGCTTGTTGGGACAATAAACATAAACGTATTTTCGAAGTAGCGGAACATGTTAAGGAGATGGAAGAAGATAATGACTAA
- a CDS encoding nitric oxide synthase oxygenase: MLFKEAQAFIENMYKECHYEAQIIHKRLHDIEQEIKETGTYTHTEEELVYGAKMAWRNSNRCIGRLFWDSLNVVDARNVQDEQSFLSTIINHITQATNNGKLKPYITIYAPNNGPKIFNNQLIRYAGYDALGDPAEKEVTRLANHLGWKGKGTNFDVLPLIYQLPNESVKFYEYPSSLIKEVPIEHDGYPKLKNLNLKWYAVPIISNMDLKIGGIVYPTAPFNGWYMVTEIGVRNFIDDYRYNLLEKVADAFEFDTLKNNSFNKDRALVELNYAVYHSFKKEGVSIVDHLTAAKQFELFERNEAQQGRKVTGKWSWLAPPLSPTLTSNYHHGYDNTVRDPNFFYKKQESHTNQCPFHH; encoded by the coding sequence ATGTTATTTAAAGAGGCTCAAGCTTTTATAGAAAACATGTATAAAGAATGTCATTACGAAGCGCAAATAATACATAAACGTTTACATGACATAGAACAAGAAATAAAAGAAACTGGGACATATACACATACAGAAGAAGAACTGGTTTATGGTGCTAAGATGGCTTGGCGTAATTCAAATCGTTGTATTGGACGCTTATTTTGGGATTCGCTCAATGTAGTTGATGCGAGAAATGTACAGGATGAACAATCATTTTTATCAACAATTATTAATCATATTACTCAAGCCACAAACAATGGTAAATTAAAGCCTTATATTACTATTTATGCACCAAATAATGGGCCGAAAATCTTCAACAATCAACTGATTCGCTATGCTGGCTATGACGCTTTAGGTGATCCTGCTGAAAAAGAAGTCACTCGCCTAGCGAATCATTTAGGTTGGAAAGGAAAAGGTACTAACTTTGATGTGTTACCACTAATTTATCAATTGCCTAATGAATCGGTTAAATTTTATGAGTATCCTAGTTCATTAATTAAAGAAGTTCCGATTGAGCATGATGGCTATCCTAAATTAAAAAATCTGAACTTAAAATGGTATGCAGTGCCTATTATTTCCAATATGGATTTAAAAATTGGCGGTATCGTATACCCTACTGCTCCTTTTAATGGTTGGTATATGGTAACAGAAATTGGCGTACGTAATTTTATTGATGACTACCGTTATAATTTACTAGAAAAAGTTGCAGATGCTTTTGAATTTGATACACTTAAAAATAATTCATTTAATAAAGATCGAGCACTTGTTGAACTGAACTATGCTGTATACCATTCTTTTAAAAAAGAAGGTGTATCCATTGTTGATCATTTAACTGCTGCGAAACAATTCGAATTATTCGAACGAAATGAAGCACAACAAGGACGTAAAGTAACCGGTAAATGGTCTTGGCTAGCGCCACCTTTGTCACCGACACTTACGTCAAATTATCATCATGGTTATGACAATACAGTTAGAGATCCAAACTTTTTCTATAAAAAGCAAGAATCACATACTAACCAGTGCCCTTTCCATCATTAA
- a CDS encoding prephenate dehydratase: MQLYYLGPKGTFSYLACRQYFSENEATFQPKSNLFEVIKSVADDNNSVGVVPIENSIEGTINIVADALAQQDVFAHGEIRLDINFALYGNGVDTLSDIEKVYSIAPAISQTTNYLHQHQFEYDYADSTIQSLDKIENGVAAIAPLGSGEAYGYTPIDTHIEDYPHNVTRFLVIKNKQQFDQNATSLMFLITPMYDKPGLLASVLNTFALFNINLSWIESRPLKTQLGMYRFFVQADSAITKDITKVITILETLDFKVELIGAFN, from the coding sequence ATGCAATTATATTATTTAGGTCCTAAAGGAACATTTTCATATTTGGCTTGTCGACAATATTTTTCTGAAAATGAAGCAACTTTCCAACCGAAGTCAAACTTATTCGAAGTCATCAAATCAGTTGCAGATGATAATAACTCTGTTGGCGTTGTCCCTATAGAAAATTCTATTGAAGGGACGATTAATATCGTGGCAGATGCACTTGCCCAACAAGATGTCTTTGCACATGGTGAAATTCGTTTAGATATTAACTTTGCATTATATGGAAATGGTGTTGATACACTTTCTGACATTGAAAAAGTGTATTCCATTGCGCCAGCGATTAGTCAGACAACGAATTATTTACATCAGCATCAATTTGAGTACGATTATGCTGATAGTACCATTCAAAGTTTAGATAAAATAGAAAATGGCGTTGCAGCAATTGCACCTTTAGGTAGTGGCGAAGCATACGGCTATACCCCTATCGATACACATATTGAAGACTATCCACATAATGTGACTCGTTTTTTAGTCATTAAAAATAAGCAACAATTTGATCAAAATGCAACATCACTGATGTTTTTAATCACACCAATGTATGATAAACCTGGGTTATTAGCCAGTGTACTGAATACATTCGCTTTGTTTAATATTAATTTATCTTGGATCGAGTCTCGCCCATTAAAAACACAATTAGGTATGTATCGCTTTTTTGTTCAAGCTGACTCAGCAATTACAAAAGATATAACAAAAGTTATTACTATTTTAGAAACATTAGATTTCAAGGTAGAACTGATTGGCGCCTTTAATTAA